TGCCCAGTTCCATCATTTCATCCAAAATGCCTTCTTGGACCCGTGCCGGGCTGAGATAAGAAGAAATCGCGACCAGCAGGCCTTCCCGTAAGAGATTTTCTATCCCCTGCAGGGCCTTTTGAAACAAGCCCGCGCGACGTCTCAACGCATCGTGAGTGTCTGCCTGCGGGGAATCGATGGAAATAAAGACCCCCATCAGACCCGCTTGCTGTAAGGCTTTCGCTCGGTCATTATCTATGAATTCCCCATTGCTGAATAGGGTCACCACCGATTTTTGTGCATCCACTTTCTCAATCAAATGAATTAAATCTTTTCTCAGTAAAGGTTCTCCTCCTAGTAAGATGAGATTTGTCACCCCCAAGTGTACCGCCTGATGAAGTGCTGTCTGGAGCTGATCCAGCGGGAGATCCGATTTGGAGGCTTGATTGTAAAAAAGGGCCGAGCAGTGTTCGCAAAGGCATTGGCAATGGCGATTCACCGCCACGGTGGCGGTAGCCGGGATGCGTTTATTCTCAAAACGTCGTTTTGCCCTCATCCACAGCGCACGCGCTCCCACTGGGCTTGCCAGAGGAGCTTGGTAAAGGGAAAGGACAGGGGAGTTTTGAAAAGAGCCGATGCGTTTATACAGGCTTGCCCGATCCAGATAATGTTGCAGGTAGCTTTGCACTTTAGCATCAATAAAGACTTTGGGTTCCAGTAGAAACTGATTGTTTTTGAAAGTAATTTTAAAAGGGAGGGGGGCCATCTTCTTTTCCTTCTTCAAAACTCCATTCCATTTTTTTTCCAAAACCCAGTTTGTTGTCGATCAAACGGGCCCTTCTCATTTGGAGGGTGTAGAACTGATGGGCAGGTTTTGCCAGCAAAAAGGCGCGGCTG
The Deltaproteobacteria bacterium DNA segment above includes these coding regions:
- a CDS encoding radical SAM protein, translating into MAPLPFKITFKNNQFLLEPKVFIDAKVQSYLQHYLDRASLYKRIGSFQNSPVLSLYQAPLASPVGARALWMRAKRRFENKRIPATATVAVNRHCQCLCEHCSALFYNQASKSDLPLDQLQTALHQAVHLGVTNLILLGGEPLLRKDLIHLIEKVDAQKSVVTLFSNGEFIDNDRAKALQQAGLMGVFISIDSPQADTHDALRRRAGLFQKALQGIENLLREGLLVAISSYLSPARVQEGILDEMMELGKKLGVHELTFFDAIPSGKWLHHTEQLLQEKDRQIILNRVLYYRKQPTYPGISAQSTLTSKSGSAFCFAGNTQFYLTAHGEMCPCDFTPLSVGKFPEESIETLWNKMIQSEPYCNRAKSCRMQDAEFRKKYIDGISAEEVNFPIPLLD